The sequence GCCGGACCCTGTCCCATGCAGCTGCGACCCTGAGCCACGCCTGACCTCCGTCAGGAAGTGATGGAACACCCGCCTGCCAGCGGGATCTCAGCCCAGAGGCGGCGGTGGTCCGGCCCAATCGCCGCCCAAGGCCTTGTACAAGTCGAGCGCCGCCGTGAGGCGCGACAGGCTCTGTGTGGCCAGCGCGTCGAGCGCGGCAAACAAGGTGCGCTGCGCATCCAGCACCGACAGCAGATCGCCACTGCCCTCGCGGTAACGCAGCTCGGCGAGTTGCAGCGAACGCCGCGCCTGCGCCACCACCTCGCGCTGCAGCGCTTCCTGGCGCTGGCTGCGGTCCACGTTGCCCAGCCCGTCGTCGACTTCCTTGAGCGCGGTGCGGATGGCCTTGCCGTAGTTCTCGATCAACACCAAGCGTTGCGACTCGGTGCTGCGGATCTGCAGGCGCTGGCGCCCGCCGTCAAAGATGGACTGCGCGAGCGACAGGCCGATCGAAATGCCGCGCGTGGGATCGGCCAGGCTCAACAAGGCCGAGGTGCCCAGGCTGCCCGAGGCCGACAGCGACAGGCTGGGCAGCAGTGCCGCGCGCGCGGCGTCCACGTTGGCATCGGCCGCGGCGAGCTGCGCCTCGGCCGATGCCAGGTCGGGCCGGCGCGTGAGCAAGGACGAGGGCAGGCCCGGCGACAGCGCGGGCACACGCAGTTGTGCGAATTCGCCCGCCTCGGGCGTGTAGCCCTGCGGCACGCGGCCCAGCAGCAGCGCCAGCGCCGTGCCGGTCTGGCGCTGCTGCAGCTCCAGCGGCAGCAAGGCCGTGCGTTGCGACAGCACCGTGGTGCGCTGCTGCGACACCTCCAGCGCGGTGGCCACGCCGTTGCGCTGGCGCGCCTCAACGATGGCGAGCACACGCTCGGCAATGGCCAGGTTCTCGCGCGCGATGCGCAGGCGTTCGGCGGTGTTGAGCCACAGGAAATAGTTGTTGGCCACGCCGGTCAGCAGCGTGAGGCGCGCGGTCTTCCAGTCGAACTCGCTGGCCTGCAACGAGGCCTCGCCAGCGCGCACGCCGGCGGCAACCCGGCCCCAGAGGTCGACCTCGTAGCTCACGGACAAACCCACGCTGCTCGACTCGCGCGAAGTGGCCGGCACACCGGGCCCGTCGCTGCGGTTGGCCGACACACCCGCGTTTCCATTCACCGACGGCAGGCGCGACACGCCGGCCTGCTGCAAGGCCAGGTCGGCCTGGCGGATGCGTTCGATGGCAATGCGCAGATCGGGGCTGCCGGCCTGGGCTTCTTCAATCAGGCGCTCCAGCGGCTCCGAGCCGAAGGACTGCCACCACGCGGTGGTGAGCTGCGCGGCCTCTGAAGACGGGGTCGCCGGGCTCCAGGCCGCCGGCATCTCGACCACCGGCGCGCGCGCCGGGTCGGTGGTGGCGCAGGCCTGCAGCGCGAGCGCGATGGCCAGCACCAGCGGTTTGGCGAAAGGAAATGCAAACGGTTTCATGACAGTGCTCATTCGGAGGAAAGGGCCACCACAGGGTCCAGCCGGGCGGCCTTGCGCGCCGGCAAGTAGCCAAAGATCAGGCCGGTGGCAAACGCGCAGCCAAAGGCCAGCACCACCGGGGCCACGGAGTACTGCACCGCGGTGCCGGTCGCGCCGATCACAAAGGCCACGCCCAGGCCGATGACCACACCAATGAGGCCGCCCAGCGCAGAGACCACCAGCGCCTCGATCAGGAACTGCTGCAGGATGTTGCGCGTGCGCGCGCCCGTGGCCATGCGGATGCCGATCTCGCGGGTGCGCTCGGTCACGCTGACCAGCATGATGTTCATCACCCCGATGCCACCCACCAGCAGCGAGATGGCGGCAATCGAGCCCAGCAGGATGGTCATGGTGTTCTGGGTTTCGGTGGCGGTGTCGATGATGGACGCCATGTTGCGGATCTGGAAATCGATCACGCCATGGCGCTCGGCAAGCAGCGACTCCACCGCCGACTGCGTCTCGTCGATGCGGCTCACGTCGTCCACCGCCACCGTCACGTTGCGCAGAAATCGCTGGCCCGACAGGCGCAGCTGGCTGGTGGCATACGGCACCAGCACCACGTCGTCCTGGTCCTGCCCGCTGGGCGAGGCACCGCGCGAGCTCATCACGCCCACCACCTGGAAGATCAGGTTGTTGACCAGCACGAACTTGCCCAGCGGCTCCTCTCCGCCGGGAAACAAGGCCTTGGCCACGGTCTGGCCGAGCACCGCCACGGTGGCGTACTCCTGCTCGTCTTCGTCGGTGAAAAAGGTGCCGTGCTGCACGCGCCATTGGCGTGCCAGCGGAAATTTCGCCGAGGTGCCCAGGATGCTGCTGGAGTAGTCGGCGTCACCAAACCGCAGCGTGGCCGTGCTGCTCTGTTCGGGCACGGCGGCCACCACGTTGGGCACTTCCTTGTCGATCGCGTTCACATCGGCCAGCACCAGCGTGGCGGTGTTTGAGAAACCGCGCTGGTTGGGTGCGCCCGGGCGCACCAGCAGCAGGTTGGAGCCCATCGCGCTGATGCGGTCGATCACCACCTGCTTGGCGCCGTCGCCAATGGCCAGCATGGTGATCACCGACGCCACGCCGATCACGATGCCGAGCAAGGTGAGGATGGCGCGGAACACATTGGCACGCAACGCACGCAACGCCGTGCGCGCGGCCTCCACCACATCGCCCAGTTGCGAGATCTTGCCGCCACGGGCCTGCCACGTCAGTGCGGCCTGGGCCGATTCACCCTCGGGCGGGCGTGGACCGGGATCGGACACGATGTCGCCGTCCTTGATCTCGATCACGCGGTTGGCGTGCGCGGCCACCTCGGCCGCGTGTGTGATCAGGATCACCGTGTGACCTTTGGCGGCCAGGTCCTTGAGCAAGACCATCACGTCGGCGCCGCTCTTGCTGTCCAGCGCACCGGTGGGTTCGTCCGCCAGGATCACGCGGCCGCCGTTCATGAGCGCACGCGCAATCGACACGCGCTGCTGCTGCCCGCCCGACAGCTGGTTGGGCCGGTGGTGCATGCGCTCGCCCAGGCCGAGCGAGCCCAGCAGCTCGGCCGCGCGCGCGTGGCGCTCGGCCGGCGGAATGCCGGCGTACACCGCGGGCACTTCCACGTTGTCGGCCGCGGTGCCGGTGGCGATCAGGTTGTAGCTCTGGAACACAAAGCCGAAGGCGTCGCGCCGCAGTTCGGCAAGCTCGTCGCGCTCGAACTCCGACACGTCACGGCCCATGAACAGATAGCGGCCGGTGGTGGGTTTGTCCAGGCAACCCAGGATGTTCATCAGGGTCGATTTGCCCGAGCCCGAGGCGCCCATGATGGCCACCAGCTCACCGGGGTAGATCTTGAGGTCGATGCCGTGCAGCACCTCCACCGCGAGGTCGCCATTGCGGTAGGTCTTGGTGATGCCGCTCAGGTCGATCAGCGGCACGCCCAGCCCGGGCGCTGCGGCGCCAGGCCGGGGTGCTGCTGCGCCAAGCTGGGGTGCTGCTGCGCGCAGTGCCTCGGCGTCGGGGGTGTGGGGCAACTGGCTCATCGCCGTGCCCCACCTGCAGCGCCACCGGGCATGCCGCCCGGCCCGCCCATGGCCTGACCGACACCCGCGCCCTGCTGCGCCGCGGTGGTGCGGCGCTCCGGTTCACGCACACCGGCAACCACGCGCTCGCCTTCCTTCAGACCCGACAACACCTCGGCGTGCACGCGGTTGCTCACGCCGATGGTCACGTCGCGCTCCTTGATGCTGCTGTCCTCGGCCATCACCTTGGCTTTGGCCTGGCGCGGTCCACGCACGGGGCGCGCAGCGGCTTCGTTGCGCGGCATGCCGCTGCTGACCGCGGGACGGGTGCGGGCAGGCTCGCCTGCACCTGGTGTGCCTGCAGCAGGCGCACTGGCCGCTGGCGCGCCCGGAGCAACGGCCGCACCCGCCGCGGGCGGCCCACCCTGCACACCCCGGTTGCCCTGCGCGGCACTGCGCTGGATCGTCAGGGCCGACATCGGCACCATCAACACGTCTTTGGCATCCGACACTACAAAGAACACCTGCGCCGTCATCTGCGTCATCAGGCTGCGGTTGTTGTTGGGCACTTCAAACAGCGCGTTGTAGAGCACCACGTTGTTGGTCACGGTGGGGGTGGGCTCGATCTTCTTGAGTTCGCCGTACCAACGCCTTCCCTGGCCACCGAGGGTGGTGAAGTACACCGGCATGCCGCCGCGGAGCTTGCTCACGTCGGCCTCCGACACCTGCGTCTGCACCGTCATCACCGACAGGTCGGCAATGCGCATCAGCGTGGGTGCGGACTGGTTGGTGTTGAGCGTCTGGCCCTGGCGCGCGGTGATGCTCACCACCGTGCCACCCATGGGGGCGTAGATCTTGGTGAACTTGAGGTTGGCCTCTTCCACCCGCATGCTGGCCTGCAGCTGTTCCATCGACGCCTTGAGCGACTGGATCTGGGCGCGCGCGGTGCGCACCGTGGTCTCTGCGTTCTGCAAGGTCTCGGTGGTGGTGGCTTCTTCGAGCATCAGGTTCTTCTGGCGCTGCAGGTCGCGCTCGGCCTTGCCCAACGCAAGTTCGCGCTCGGTCATCTGGGCCGCCTGTGAACGCAGCTGGGCACGGCTGGCTTCCACGCGCGCCATCGATGTTTCGGCGTCGATCTCGGCCAGCAGGTCGCCCTCTTTGACCTCGCTGCCCACCTCCACCAGGATCTTGCGCAACTGGCCCGACACCTGCGCGCCCACGTCCACATAGTCGCGCGGCTGCAGCGAACCGGTGGCGCTGACCTGGTCTTCTATGTCGCCGCGCTGCACGGTGGCCGTGATGTAGGCGCTCTCGGCTTTCGCGCCCGGGCCATACCGGACCCAGGCCAGCCCGCCGCCCAACACGGCCAGCGCGACCAGTGCGATCACGGCCAGTTGCCAGGGGCTTCGTTTGCGGACGGCAGTGGAAGAAACTTGGTTCATATCGGTGTGTGTCGTGCCAGGCGTTGGTTCAGGTGATGCCGCATGGTGCACGGCAAATA is a genomic window of Hydrogenophaga sp. RAC07 containing:
- a CDS encoding efflux transporter outer membrane subunit, giving the protein MKPFAFPFAKPLVLAIALALQACATTDPARAPVVEMPAAWSPATPSSEAAQLTTAWWQSFGSEPLERLIEEAQAGSPDLRIAIERIRQADLALQQAGVSRLPSVNGNAGVSANRSDGPGVPATSRESSSVGLSVSYEVDLWGRVAAGVRAGEASLQASEFDWKTARLTLLTGVANNYFLWLNTAERLRIARENLAIAERVLAIVEARQRNGVATALEVSQQRTTVLSQRTALLPLELQQRQTGTALALLLGRVPQGYTPEAGEFAQLRVPALSPGLPSSLLTRRPDLASAEAQLAAADANVDAARAALLPSLSLSASGSLGTSALLSLADPTRGISIGLSLAQSIFDGGRQRLQIRSTESQRLVLIENYGKAIRTALKEVDDGLGNVDRSQRQEALQREVVAQARRSLQLAELRYREGSGDLLSVLDAQRTLFAALDALATQSLSRLTAALDLYKALGGDWAGPPPPLG
- a CDS encoding MacB family efflux pump subunit; translation: MSQLPHTPDAEALRAAAPQLGAAAPRPGAAAPGLGVPLIDLSGITKTYRNGDLAVEVLHGIDLKIYPGELVAIMGASGSGKSTLMNILGCLDKPTTGRYLFMGRDVSEFERDELAELRRDAFGFVFQSYNLIATGTAADNVEVPAVYAGIPPAERHARAAELLGSLGLGERMHHRPNQLSGGQQQRVSIARALMNGGRVILADEPTGALDSKSGADVMVLLKDLAAKGHTVILITHAAEVAAHANRVIEIKDGDIVSDPGPRPPEGESAQAALTWQARGGKISQLGDVVEAARTALRALRANVFRAILTLLGIVIGVASVITMLAIGDGAKQVVIDRISAMGSNLLLVRPGAPNQRGFSNTATLVLADVNAIDKEVPNVVAAVPEQSSTATLRFGDADYSSSILGTSAKFPLARQWRVQHGTFFTDEDEQEYATVAVLGQTVAKALFPGGEEPLGKFVLVNNLIFQVVGVMSSRGASPSGQDQDDVVLVPYATSQLRLSGQRFLRNVTVAVDDVSRIDETQSAVESLLAERHGVIDFQIRNMASIIDTATETQNTMTILLGSIAAISLLVGGIGVMNIMLVSVTERTREIGIRMATGARTRNILQQFLIEALVVSALGGLIGVVIGLGVAFVIGATGTAVQYSVAPVVLAFGCAFATGLIFGYLPARKAARLDPVVALSSE
- a CDS encoding efflux RND transporter periplasmic adaptor subunit; protein product: MNQVSSTAVRKRSPWQLAVIALVALAVLGGGLAWVRYGPGAKAESAYITATVQRGDIEDQVSATGSLQPRDYVDVGAQVSGQLRKILVEVGSEVKEGDLLAEIDAETSMARVEASRAQLRSQAAQMTERELALGKAERDLQRQKNLMLEEATTTETLQNAETTVRTARAQIQSLKASMEQLQASMRVEEANLKFTKIYAPMGGTVVSITARQGQTLNTNQSAPTLMRIADLSVMTVQTQVSEADVSKLRGGMPVYFTTLGGQGRRWYGELKKIEPTPTVTNNVVLYNALFEVPNNNRSLMTQMTAQVFFVVSDAKDVLMVPMSALTIQRSAAQGNRGVQGGPPAAGAAVAPGAPAASAPAAGTPGAGEPARTRPAVSSGMPRNEAAARPVRGPRQAKAKVMAEDSSIKERDVTIGVSNRVHAEVLSGLKEGERVVAGVREPERRTTAAQQGAGVGQAMGGPGGMPGGAAGGARR